CGTTTTACAAATTACTTCAATATACTAACaatgttatttttttatgaaGTAGCAAAAATAATTAATGTATGATCGATATTTGACAgatgattttttttgtaatttatatgttaaattacttttggttttaattatttattcattttattaattggaaataatgaatttcttttaatttgggattttaatttcttttcttatttaatattaattagttAAGTATAGCTTAATATCTATTTTTTAACATGAATTTTCTCTAATATTGACAATATTTTTGTAgcataacaaaaaaattaacatcATTTGTGCTTTGcgtaatttatataatatttaataaatttacgtACCAAACTAAACCTTAAAAAAATTTAGGTATCAAATTAAAAAGAGTGTCAAATTCTGTTTTGTTGATGGTTTATTCTTTAAGTTATTTAAGGTTGTCTGATTCTTaattgttattttttattatttcattttattttcataaaaattcaaattaaattttaatatatatattaaacttaaGAAAGAAAACACGGTGCCCATCTAAGAATTActgtatattaaaaatataataatttttatttactaattttGAGGAAACATGAAAAACCTTAGAGTTTACGAAAAGGTTCAGTTGGCTCGTCCTAAAGGCTCAAATTTAATTTtaagatattttatttttaaaaaaatagtaaaCAGGCTATTTGAACATGCCAATTTATGAATATGTTGTAGGATCCGATTCTAGTTTAACTTAGTTCAATTTATCAACAGCTCTAATCATTTTTTTTATAACTGCTTATTTCACTTTCTCTTCCAATCTTCATAGATCGTGCTAATCAGATCCCTTTATGCCATATTTGAcaacatgaatttaaaatttaaaatttaaaattttgaatttttttattttttataaatggtaagaattaaatttatatattatgaatAAATTAGTTAAGTTTTAAtgcaatatatatttgaaaagtaTAGAAGAGAATGAATTTGTTAAATTCATAAATttcctaaaatttcaaaataattactAAATAGATGTAGTTATGGGTTAGGCTAGGCTGAGCCTCAACATAATTTTAGGCTTGACTTGATCTGAAAAATGGGTCTACAATTTTGCTTAAACTCGACCAAAATAAAAATGTTAGCCCGACTaattcaaacaataacaataaaagtaACAATATAATAGCGAAACGGTAGCAAAATAGTGACAAAACAGCACCAAAACAATGGAAAGagcaatagttttttttttttttgttaattcggGCCCAACCCAAGGCCAAAAAAACTTACTCGAGGCTCGGTCTGTTTAAAAAAGGGCCTCATTTTTTTCCCAAACTCAttttttcgagcctatatttttgtccaaatcaTCCCACTTTTCAGATTGACCTTCGAATCGGGTGACCCAATCCATGATCAGATCTATTACTAAATATAAGTATTCAACAAATCTATAGAGTGCCACACGACCTTCAATGCTAGCACCATTCAAATTTTAACAGTTCaaatagcctaaaaataagaATTAGGGTTAAAGTGACAAAAATAGTAAATATTAGAAGCTAAATTTGTCATTATTCTTAAATACAATAACAACtgcaaatataaataatacatatttgAATGTTTATAACCATAACCAATCATATCTTTGAACCTAGACCAGAATAAATTTGGATAACTTTAGCCTTGTCATTAAGGGCATGTTCTGATATCACATAGTAACTGGATGAAATTGTAATTACTAAGAAAGTATTGTAATTACAATAAACTCTAATTTCCTAAACGTGCTTGGTGAGAATGTAATTACATTGTAATTCCTTTTTTTTAGTAGTATATATTGTAACTacacaattaaataattttaaattccaaaatggatattaattattataaaaaattattaataatacttGGAAAATTATCTACACAAGTACGAACCAtaaaatcaaatcatcatatataatatattagtCCAAGAAACTTTCAACAATACAATTAGTACTGAAACTTATTATTGCATGTATAAACTCAACTTTACCATTTCAATTAAAgtctattttaaatatttttcacctAAATCGTAAGTGTGTCATAATCTAGCATATATAATTGTTTAGCTAAAATaagttattttattactatttaagaaataaaattaactaaaataataaaaagtaaaaagtaaaattaatataaaagtatCATGGAAATCATAATACTAGGAGTCGATTGTATTTTGTCCCCTATACtcaaaaaatggacaaattagtttatgtatgttagatcaaagagcaaattggtttCTACAGTTAcaaatttcatccatttgtatTATTAAAAACTATTGTGGTTGATGAAATAACAAGATAGTGACACATAACGTGTCATGCGTACCTAATGCTGACGTAAAGGGATAAATTTTTAACCGTAGAAATAGATACAGTTTTTAACAGAATAATTAATTTTCTCTTTAATTTAACGTATAAAGTCTAATTTACCCATTTCCTGAATAAAAAAGACAAAATGAaactaatttttaatataaaaacctCTACGATATTTTTCCGTAAAAGTAACATCGGAACACCCAAACACATTGTTAAGTCACCTAGCatttatattttcataaaaaatgtGAAACTGATCTCCAAAGATTCGTCCCTCTTagcatataatataataattgtaGTTTGAATTCAAGAAATTGTGCACCATGGCTAAGGTAAAGCGAGCTTTTTTCTTTACTTCGTCTTTTTTATTTTACCTTTTAGGCTTTTTACGATGAATTTGGAGAAAAGGAAAGTCGAAGTTGGAATGGATTCCCTTATCTTtcgattaaaatatatatataaaaagagacATACAAACAGACAACCATTCAATTGTAAAACAGCAATGTCATCACCTTTCATTTCTTTTCCTTTGTGATAACATTCATTTGAAAGCCGAAAATGTTGAACCTTCCTTGGACTGGATCACAATTTTTACAATCAATCAATTAATTAGTGTCTCTTCAAAGTTAATTAGCTCCTTTTTTACTAAATATGTAATCAGATGTTGGTTTAAGTTTGAGATTTGTTAACGATGGGTTAAGAGAGCTCTTTTAGACAAGATTTGATTTGATGGTAAATTTGATAATAACGTGTAAAACTGATCTCTAAATAAGTTTTAAAAGTATAACAATTGAAATTATTAGAGTATGAATGACAATAAAAGTTAGTCTTCAGTGGCCATTCTTGTCAATTACATCTAAATTTGAATTCATAGGGGtcgataaaaaattaaaaacaaaaaacaaaatggAAAAGCAATGGTCCTCAATGGCCCTATATATTGAGGCAAAAAAGTGTAGAACAAAAGTTGGACTAATTCTGGGGCAGGCAAAAATGGGTGGCTGGCAGGGGCATGTTCAGACCACAAAGAAACAAACAATGCTTAAACATATCTACAAATATGCACTAGTGTCATGGTAACAAAGCCAAAAACCCATAGCACTCCTCCAGCACCTGCACCAGGTGCCAGCATTTTGCTTGCAAATaacctttattttttcttttcttcatttcaAAGTCCAAAATGATTGAAGAAATAATTCTCAAGTCTCCACCTtggaaaaatatatacatatagccCCAAATCAGATAGGGAACTTGATACATATCTTGAACCAAAGGACCAAAGATTCTAAGGGAAAATGAGTGCTTTTATTTCGATTCCCCTCTTGAGGACACCATGAGATCCTCCATGGCAGCTAGCTAGGGGACTCTAATTCCATTATTGATTTAGCTCCTTTTCTGTTCCTTTGCATGTTTTGCTTTTGTTTGCTAGTGATGTATATATTGATAGTAACAATTGCTTAATTAACAACTTAATTATAAAGAAAATGGGGAAAAGTTGAGTGGATTAAATCAACATGACTTGCTTTGACCATGATGAGAAATTCTTAGTTTCTTGGCTATTTTATACCACCCTTtgctttttcttttgtatttagATTATTTGAAGCAAAACACTTTATTGGAAAAGATTACAATTTGATGAGTGGCAGTCCTTTTAGTGGTCGTCCAACTTTGAGGGGGAGTTAAAAATAATATTGCAGGACGGAATCGACAAACAACAAAAGTTTTTGATAATAGTAGTTCGGGCAGTCAAAAAAGTAAAACTATAGTCGCCATGTGAAGACAAATGAATTGTTTTCAGTGCTGCTTGAGGGAGAATAaatcattaaatcattttgctAACCTTTGCAACTGTACGGTGATAACATTCAACTTAAAACCCATCTGCCACTACCTTTGATTTCCATCATTTTGCTCAAAATCTTCACTGTTTTTAACTACACTTTCACTTTATTTCATTGCTTAATTAAGTCTAGCATTTTCGACTAATCAATTTTACATGTCGAATGCAATGTCAGTTGCAACTCACTTTACAATTAAATtatattagtttaccaaaatcttGGTTTATTTCTTTAGATTCTTAATAGtcatttaatgaattgaattacGTTGAATATTAATTAAGCATGAAGTCTTTTGAAGacttaatgtgtaattgtacttTAAAGAAATCTAGTCTCAGCATATTTTATTCCTTATTGAGAGTATGGGGGAGTTACTGGTGATGGAGGGAGTTTCTTTGTTTCATTAGCTTACTTGATTGTAATTATGGTTAGCTTATTATTAATGTAAAATTCAAACTTGGCATTGATGATTAAGTTTTTGGAATTAAGAAGAATATGCTGAGGGAAGTTAAGGTTACTTAATGATATAGTTTTTGTGCTGTATAAGTTTTGTTCAACAAATTGTCAAAGAGGGGATTATTGAAAAATATGGAAAGATAGAAGAAGTGCTCGTGTGAGTGCCCATTTCTTGACCAACTGCGATAGACTGGACTATTTTCATATTTGAGTTATTGGTAATTTATTAAACTGATATTTGGGTTGTGTTGATATTATGGAATGTATCTAGCCCATCAGTGAAATCATATCATTTGAAGAAACTTATTTTAAGGATTGGATCATACTTATCAAATCCCTTGGATAGGATTGGATGTCATCTAGAGTCCTTGTTTACATTGTTTGCTATTATTATATTGTATCTAATTTATTTAGATGCTATTTATTAGGGACTGTGAAGGATCTTTTTAATATTAGCAAGTCttgaaatattttatataattaagggACTTGTATAGATTATTGTACCTATGATTTAGAGCAtttaatttgtttaagtgaaaAATATTATTTGTGAGAGTGCATTTGTTTTACCGGCTAAGTTTGCAAGGGTGAATTTAATGATGAGGGTTCTAATCTTCAAAGGTACAAAAGTGAGGAAATTGTCACTAAGGTATGATAGATTTAGAGTCACTTATTGTAAGGTTTGAAGACAATGGATACTTCTCACTAAGTTAGGCTCCGTAAATGTAAGAAAATCGAATTGCGTAAACAAACTTTGTATCCCTTATTTTGTTCTTGTTTATCGCAGTGATTGAAAAAGTGTCTCCCTTAACCATTTCTTCCAAACACTTTGTATATGTCTTAAAAATTGTTCGGGCCAACACTTATTAAGCACAATTCAAAGAAAGATAGGTATGCATTGATTGAATTGCAAGATAATAACGTCTATTTAAATAAGGCTCGTTTACTTGTTTTTGTATGATTTAGAGTGCACTTATCTATTCATTGTTAGGAACATATTTTAGTGCATTTACCTTGTGAGCAAACTGAGTTCATGTTCAGCTTGTTGTTAAACTTTTAAGAGGAAAATCTTAGTGGGGAGAGTGATCTTAGATTGATGTATAAAAGTGAGGTTACTATTTAGTGTGTGAATTGATCTCAAATCACATTTTGTATTGCAAATTGATAGTGAATTACTCCCTAAATAAGATCACGTAACgtaaaaaagttttttttttttaactatgTAAATAATTTTTGCTTACATTCTATTTTTACTCATCCAATTATTCACCATGTTGCAGTTGAAAGGCAATTATGTCAAGGTCTTATTCAAAAATTGATAGAGTCCAGATAAAAATATTAAGCTTGAATACATATTtggataaaaaattatatatattttttaaatatgagCTTTTTGAGCTCCAACTTTTAAGATTAGAGTTTCACTTGATTTGGTTCGTTTTAAtagattatattatattatttttatatgttatgaaATTTATATCTTGAATAATATATACAACATTATAATATGTTAagttatttatgtttaaaattttggtAAACtgtcaaaatagtcacttttgtttacttcatattatattttagtcactaagtTGTTAATTATCATTAACGGTATAACGGTAAGCTGACGTGGCAcgttaaattatcatttcaaacaaaaaatttaggttaaattatacaattggtctccatattttttcattttgagtaatttaaatttttttcttttatgtttttttaactttttttttttctttagtttcgATTCTTTTCTGCTTCTCCCATTGTTTTCTTCCTTTCTCCATATCTTTTAActtagtttttttatatttttcatttgttaaaactagtctctatatttttatttttttgaacaattgaATTTGCCCTTAGcgtttttttttgaataataataatagtggaCTGAATTTATTGAGAAAAAGAGATTGGAAACAAAAACCTTAAAAGACCGAAAAGAAAAATAGCATTCAATAACAGAAGAAGAATTGTAGAGAAATGAATTGACCATGTCGATCATCAAGGTTGGTCCATACATCGACGATCGATTGCAGCACAATTCAAGGTTAGTGACAACACATCTTCTACCCAGAAAGCCTCCTCTTGCCTAAGCATCCCCTTCGATGCCATTGCATGTGTAGTTTGATTACCATTTTTGGTGATGAACGTAAATCAGCAAGAAATGAAACTTTTTGAGAGTCTCTTCACATCCCAAATAAACGAATTTATCTTCGACGAATCAATTTCGTGCGAGTTTATCTTCGAAATAACTGATAATTAAAAGGGTTGAAGGGAGTTGGAATGTATTTTTCCTtgtgaaaacaaaaaattgtaaACGGCATAGTTTTGGGTGTTAAGACCCACTTACCATATCTGCAAGAGCAGGAAAAACTACCATCAGCAACCTCTTtcagttaataatttttttttcgatAGTTAAGGTTGCCATGGTTTAATCCTAATCAGTACAATTGAAGGAAGCCATTGACCAATCAATTCCAAGTTCGTTGCTGTGTCAAGTATCGTCTTTAGTGGACATTCAAGGACTACATTGGGCCTCCATTTCTTCACTTCAAAGTCcatctttgaatttttatttaactTTTCTCATATATTGACAAAACAACTTAGAAAAAACCAATGCAAGAAATCCTGACTCTGACTCTTCAACTTAGGTTCAATTCATGCCAGGATTTTACTTCTCCCCCACTTCTGACCAAGTAAAAAAGTCAGATTAGTTCTTTGAATGTAAGGTAATGTTCTATCTCCAagattcaatttttattttcatgTTCATCCCATTATTGAACCCCAATGTTTACATCATTCTTTGGTATCATAGTCTTCAGTTTGCAGGATTATCATGCCTAGATCTGATTAAAagttggggtttttttttttcttgaagtATTGTGCTGGTATTGTTCTGAAATTTATTGTATTAAttaggtttttttatttatttgctctTTGGTTCTTCGTTTCATTGTTTTCAGCTTGAAAGCTAGGATCTTTTGGTGTGAAAAAGAACTTGCATTTGGGCATTCGGGATGGTTTTTAGATAGAGAAACAACATTGGGTTGCTTAGGGTTTCGATAGTTAAAAGCTATGGATGAGCTTGGTTCTTTGGATGTTAAGCTCTGATAGTACCAGAAACGTTAGGTTGATTAGGGTTTTGGATGTTTAATAGCTATGGCTGGTTCTGGGATATCATCTGAATCTGGGTCTGGAGTATCCGGTTCTGGGGCTTTCCGTGATGATGAGAACTGTCACAAACAAGTGTCGCCTATAAGGGGTGGTGGGTCGAGGAATACAAGCCCATCCGGTCGTGTAGGGTCGAGGAACACTAGTCCCTCTAGGCAGAAGGTGATAAAGACTAAACCACGGGGTTTAGATGAGGAAACAGTTGCTACATTTGGTAAGGTGGTTCATCCTGATGTTCAAATGGAAGATAACATATGGGCAATGTTGCCTGAGGACTTACTGAATGAGATTTTAGCAAGGGTTCCCCCATTTATGATATTTCGGCTTCGTTCAGTTTGTAAAAGATGGAATTTGATACTGCAAGATCATAGTTTTCTTAAGTTTCATTCACAAGTGCCATCACATGGGCCATGTTTGCTTACATTTTGGAAGAACTCACAGACTCCACAATGCTCCGTGTTTAGCCTGCCATTAAAAACATGGTATCGAATTCCCTTCAATTTTTTGCCTCAGTGGGCCTTCTGGTTGGTTGGCTCTTCGGGTGGTCTAGTTTGCTTTTCTGGACTCGATGGTCTAACATTTAGAACTTTAGTGTGTAATCCTCTTACGCAAACTTGGAGAACACTTCCAAGCATGAACTATGACCAGCAAAGACAGTTGATTATGGTTGTGGATCGAACTGACAAATCGTTTAAAGTTATAGCGACTAGCGATATTTATGGTGATAGGTCACTCCCCACTGAAGTTTACGATTCAAAGATTGATAAGTGGACAGTTCACCAGATAATGCCTGCAGTTAATCTTTGCTCCTCGAAGATGGCGTATTGTGACTCCAGGTTATACTTGGAAACCCTTTCACCACTTGGCTTGATGATGTATCGACTGGACTTGGGATATTGGGAACATATTCCAGCAAAGTTCCCTAGATCTTTGTTAGATGGTTACTTGGTTGCTGGGACACACAAGCGCCTGTTTCTGGTTGGAAGAATTGGTCTCTATAGTACTTTACAGAGTATGAGAATTTGGGAATTGGATCATGCTAAGATTTTGTGGGTAGAGATAAGTAGAATGCCACCCAAGTATTTTCGAGCTTTATTGAGGCTATCAGCCGAGAGATTCGAGTGCTTTGGACAGGATAATCTTATCTGCTTCACATCTTGGAACCAAGGGAAGGGCCTTCTTTATGACGTGGATAAGAAGGTTTGGTCATGGATTGCCGGCTGTGCTCTTCAGTCATTCAATAGTCAAGTTTGTTTCTATGAGCCAAGATTTGACGCCTCCGTCCAATGAGCTGAAAATCTTCCCAAGGAAAATCTTTCTTTTGTAAGAAAGGGATTGTGCATCAAGTGGTTATGTTTTGATTCCATTTGGAACTCGATGATGCATATCGACACCTGGCAGAAATGTACTTTGATGAGTAGATGAGGCCCTGGGCTTCTTGAAGGTGTGCATATCATGGGATTATATATTAGAGAGGAATTGTAAGAGATGATTTTGCACTTGAGCTCTTAGTTAATATATGGCACATAGGAAGTTTGATTTCATAGTATCATTTTAATTCCTTGCCTAATGGTCTATATATCCTGATGGCTGATTCTTCACCACAGACAGCTTGTACACATTTTCATTTTTTGTAGAATGATTTTCGTCCCTTTTATTGATGCAGGAACTCTTTTAAATAGTCTATACTTAATGTGCAAAAAGCTGGTCATTGATGTGAACAGTCTAGGTATTACTCAGAAAATTGAGTTGGGTGATGTCTTGAAATCTTATATGTAACATGAAGACAATGTCAACAGTGGCCTATTAGCTCAGTTGGTTAGAGCGTCGTGCTAATAACGCGAAGGTCGCAGGTTCGAGACCTGCATGGGCCATCTGTTTTTAAGTTTTCTTTTTTCTACTGTTTGGACCCCTCTGTCCCAATTGGTTTTGTTTAGTTAACCCATAGTAATGATTAATTAATCCAAAGGCCCAATTGTTTTTCCACCCAAAACAAAAATATTCTTTATCGAAAAAaaagtttgatatttttatggtAAATTACACTCaaggtcattaaattattagtaagtttatattttggcTACTttactttaaaaagttacaaaatgactaTTAagctatttgaaaatttttatttaaattactgaGTTGTTAAAATTGATGTTGTATAGTTTTCTTTGTTCACATTATTTGCACTGATTGAAAGTTCTtcttccctttctttttaatGGTTCAAGTTTTTCCATGAAACAACTTTAAATGTCACAAATTTGTAAACTGAAATTCAAACAACTTTTTTCTTCGATCTTTGACATTGACCGTTAGATTGACTTGGATCTAAGACATGCTCTCCTAATCATTGATGGGTACTGATCTACTCTACTGATCGTCAAATCATTGTTTGGAGCTCACTAGCTGACTTTTCTTTTTAAAACTCAACAACCTAgcaacttaaatgaaaactttcaaatagtttaatgatcattttgtaacttttgaaattgaatgatcaaaatataaatttactaatagtttagtgacttcaGTTGCAGTTTACCTTTTCTATGACAAAGAATCactcaatttaaatttaataaaaaaaaaaggtgtgATTAGCATAACTTGAACTTCAGTCACACTTTAAATGGTGAACACTTTTATCATCATGCCAACAGGCTGAATATTAAAATTGCTTTCATTTCCTTTTAAAAACATGAACGTAAAGCTGTAGATTTTGCACTAGGTGGCAAATTCTTATGATTCACTTTTGCTTCTTTCACAAACGATGACTCATCGTTACTTGCAATTTTGAAACTTTAATATGTGTAAAAATCACTCCAAAACTTTGAAATCTCCTCACATCTTTAtgatttttcttcttccttttttttttccttattatTAAATCAAAGCTTTTCAATAGTCATTTCTTTGATTTCATTTGtacaaaaaataatatatatgcaCAATTAATATTAGTATGTGAGGTGAAAAAAGAATTGAAGGATTGACAGCAACATTACATAAATGAAGGGTATAGTTTTGATTCAAAAGCTTAGGACTTGTTGTCATTATACTATGATGCTAGTTGGTAATTACTTTTTCATATGTTATTATGTTGACCTCAACTTGAACTTGATTTCTTACCTATACCACTTCAATGTTGTTAAAAAAATCTTACAAAGTCACCCTCAATAAGTTGAGATGTTATGCTCAGACAACTCTTTTAGTCTCCTGCTTTGTCTTAAAACTAGCAGTTGCTTTAAGATTTGGAAAGCTTAGCATTTTATCTAACTATATAAATAACCATAAGACATAGTGCAAGTACTTAACAACCAGTTGGTAACTCATCCTCCTAACTCCAAAAAA
Above is a genomic segment from Gossypium arboreum isolate Shixiya-1 chromosome 8, ASM2569848v2, whole genome shotgun sequence containing:
- the LOC108468065 gene encoding F-box/kelch-repeat protein At5g15710-like, coding for MAGSGISSESGSGVSGSGAFRDDENCHKQVSPIRGGGSRNTSPSGRVGSRNTSPSRQKVIKTKPRGLDEETVATFGKVVHPDVQMEDNIWAMLPEDLLNEILARVPPFMIFRLRSVCKRWNLILQDHSFLKFHSQVPSHGPCLLTFWKNSQTPQCSVFSLPLKTWYRIPFNFLPQWAFWLVGSSGGLVCFSGLDGLTFRTLVCNPLTQTWRTLPSMNYDQQRQLIMVVDRTDKSFKVIATSDIYGDRSLPTEVYDSKIDKWTVHQIMPAVNLCSSKMAYCDSRLYLETLSPLGLMMYRLDLGYWEHIPAKFPRSLLDGYLVAGTHKRLFLVGRIGLYSTLQSMRIWELDHAKILWVEISRMPPKYFRALLRLSAERFECFGQDNLICFTSWNQGKGLLYDVDKKVWSWIAGCALQSFNSQVCFYEPRFDASVQ